In the Meiothermus sp. Pnk-1 genome, one interval contains:
- the rplX gene encoding 50S ribosomal protein L24, whose product MEKSKVHVKKGDTVVVISGSHKGEKGRVKAVLPSKQVVIVEGVNLIKKAVRPTPQRPQGGFSEQEAPLHASKVRPICPSCGKPTRIRKKLLENGSKIRVCVHCEGSLDTQEKR is encoded by the coding sequence ATGGAAAAGAGCAAGGTTCACGTCAAGAAGGGCGATACCGTAGTGGTGATCTCGGGCTCCCACAAGGGGGAAAAAGGCAGGGTCAAAGCGGTGCTGCCCTCCAAACAGGTGGTGATCGTGGAGGGGGTCAACCTCATCAAAAAGGCCGTGCGCCCCACTCCCCAGCGCCCACAAGGGGGATTCTCTGAACAGGAAGCCCCGCTGCACGCTTCCAAGGTGCGCCCGATTTGCCCTAGCTGCGGAAAACCCACCCGCATTCGCAAAAAGCTGCTCGAGAACGGCAGCAAGATCCGTGTCTGCGTCCACTGTGAGGGATCGCTAGACACCCAGGAGAAGAGGTAA
- the rplN gene encoding 50S ribosomal protein L14, which translates to MIQQETQLEVADNTGARRIACIRVMGGSNRKYASVGDVIVASVKEAIPRGMVKEGEVVKAVVVRTTKEVKRPDGSAIRFDTNAAVIINNQLEPRGTRVFGPVARELREKGFMKIVSLAPEVL; encoded by the coding sequence ATGATTCAACAGGAAACCCAACTGGAGGTGGCGGATAACACCGGGGCTCGCCGCATTGCCTGCATTCGCGTGATGGGCGGCTCCAACCGCAAGTATGCCAGCGTGGGCGATGTCATCGTGGCCTCGGTCAAGGAGGCTATCCCGCGCGGCATGGTCAAAGAGGGGGAGGTGGTCAAGGCGGTGGTGGTGCGCACTACCAAGGAGGTCAAGCGCCCTGACGGCTCGGCCATCCGTTTCGACACCAACGCGGCGGTAATCATCAACAACCAGCTGGAGCCCCGGGGTACCCGCGTTTTTGGACCGGTGGCCCGCGAACTGCGGGAGAAGGGCTTCATGAAGATCGTCTCGCTCGCGCCCGAAGTCTTGTAA